Below is a window of Streptomyces sp. WMMB303 DNA.
CTCGGTGAGGTCGTAGCGGGCCAGCTCGACCCCGTCCTCCTGGTTGACGACGCGGATGTACGCCTCGGCGACCTGGCCGAAGGTCTGGTGCCGGCTCTCGGCCTCGTAGATCGAGACCGCGAAGACGATCTTGTCCACCTGCGGCGGCACCAGCGGAAGGTCCACCAGGACCGTCTCGTCGTCGTCACTGCCGGTGCCGCCCACCAGCTCGTCGCCGGTGTGCTCGACGGAACCGTCCGGACTCTTGAGGTTGTTGTAGAAGATGAAGTACTCGTCGCCGAGAACCCGGCCGCCGGAACACAGCAGTGCGCTGGCGTCGAGGTCGAAGTCGGCGCCCGTGGTGGATCGGGCCTTCCAGCCCAGACCGACCCGAGCCTGGGTCAGGTTCGGTGCGGCCTTCGAGAGGGAGACGTTTCCCCCTTTGGCGAGCGTGACGCTCATGTTTCTGGTCCTCTCCCCGGCTGGTGGCTCGGCCGTGCGGCCCGCGCCACAGTGCGTCCAGTCTCTCCGTACCACCGGGCGCCGCACACCTCCGGGGCACGGAAGTCTGCGGCGCCCGTGGCTGCCGGTCTCCGGCAGGCGCGCCCTGTCGGCCCGTCGGCCGGGCCGGTGGGCGCATGCC
It encodes the following:
- a CDS encoding TerD family protein, with the translated sequence MSVTLAKGGNVSLSKAAPNLTQARVGLGWKARSTTGADFDLDASALLCSGGRVLGDEYFIFYNNLKSPDGSVEHTGDELVGGTGSDDDETVLVDLPLVPPQVDKIVFAVSIYEAESRHQTFGQVAEAYIRVVNQEDGVELARYDLTEDASSETAMIFGELYRYSGEWKFRAVGQGYASGLRGIALDFGVNVA